A single Anopheles maculipalpis chromosome 3RL, idAnoMacuDA_375_x, whole genome shotgun sequence DNA region contains:
- the LOC126562525 gene encoding G protein alpha i subunit, with protein sequence MGCAVSRDKEAIERSKNIDRALRADGERAASEVKLLLLGAGESGKSTIVKQMKIIHETGYSQEECEQYRPVVYSNTIQSLMAIIRAMGQLRIDFADPSKTDIARQFFTYASATEEGELTPELVMLMKKLWTDPGVQQCFARSREYQLNDSAAYYLNSLDRISQPNYIPTQQDVLRTRVKTTGIVETHFSFKSIHFKMFDVGGQRSERKKWIHCFEGVTAIIFCVALSGYDLVLAEDEEMNRMIESMKLFDSICNSKWFVETSIILFLNKKDLFEEKIVRSPLTICFPEYTGSNTYEEASSYIRMKFENLNRRKDQKEIYTHLTCATDTSNIQFVFDAVSDVIIKNNLKDCGLF encoded by the exons atggGTTGTGCAGTGAGTAGAGATAAGGAAGCGATCGAGCGGTCGAAAAATATTGACCGTGCCCTACGTGCAGACGGTGAACGGGCAGCCAGTGAGGTGAAGCTGCTGCTTTTAG GCGCGGGCGAATCGGGCAAATCCACCATCGTAAAACAGATGAAAATCATCCACGAAACTGGCTACTCACAGGAAGAATGCGAACAGTACCGGCCGGTCGTGTACAGCAACACCATACAGAGCCTGATGGCGATCATCCGGGCGATGGGCCAGCTGCGGATCGATTTTGCCGACCCGAGCAAAACAGATATCGCCCGCCAGTTCTTCACGTACGCGTCCGCCACCGAGGAAGGTGAGCTGACGCCCGAGCTTGTAATGCTGATGAAGAAGCTGTGGACCGATCCGGGCGTACAGCAGTGCTTTGCACGCTCGCGCGAATATCAGCTAAACGATTCGGCCGCGTACTATCTGAACTCGCTCGATCGAATCTCGCAGCCGAACTACATCCCGACGCAGCAGGATGTGCTGCGGACGCGCGTCAAAACGACCGGCATCGTGGAAACACACTTTAGCTTTAAGTCTATACATTTCaa AATGTTTGATGTTGGCGGTCAGCGATCGGAGCGAAAGAAATGGATACACTGCTTCGAGGGTGTTACGGCCATTATTTTCTGTGTGGCACTATCGG GATACGATCTGGTGCTTGCCGAGGACGAGGAAATGAACCGCATGATCGAATCGATGAAGCTGTTCGATTCGATATGCAACTCCAAGTGGTTCGTCGAAACGTCCATCATACTGTTCCTCAACAAGAAGGATCTGTTCGAAGAGAAGATCGTACGATCACCGCTGACAATCTGTTTCCCAGAGTATACCG GTTCCAACACGTACGAGGAAGCGTCCAGCTACATCCGGATGAAGTTCGAAAACCTCAACAGACGAAAAGATCAGAAGGAAATCTACACCCACCTAACGTGCGCCACCGACACCAGCAACATACAGTTCGTGTTCGATGCCGTCTCGGATGTGATCATCAAGAATAATCTTAAGGACTGTGGGCTGTTCTAA